The following are from one region of the Paracoccus sp. S3-43 genome:
- the hutU gene encoding urocanate hydratase — protein sequence MTNPRHNIRDIYPATGTQISAKSWLTEAPLRMLMNNLHPDVAENPHELVVYGGIGRAARTWEDFDRIVASLRELEDDQTLLVQSGKPVGVFRTHKDAPRVLIANSNLVPHWATWDHFNELDRKGLAMYGQMTAGSWIYIGTQGIVQGTYETFAEAGRQHYGGDLRGKWILTAGLGGMGGAQPLAAVMAGACCLAVECDETRADFRIRTRYCDEKAHTLDEALALIDQWTKAGEAKSVALIGNAAEVFPDLVARMKAGGPRPDIVTDQTSAHDPIHGYLPLGWSVSEWRARQETDPKAVEQAARASMKTHVAAMVDFWNAGVPVLDYGNNIRQVALEEGLENAFAFPGFVPAYIRPLFCRGIGPFRWAALSGDPEDIYRTDARMKELFPDNAHLHNWLDMARDRIAFQGLPARIMWIGLGDRHRAGLAINEMVRNGELKAPVVIGRDHLDSGSVASPNRETEAMKDGSDAVSDWPLLNALLNTASGATWVSLHHGGGVGMGFSQHSGMVICCDGTEDADRRIERVLWNDPATGVMRHADAGYDIAVDCAREHGLNLPAIL from the coding sequence ATGACCAACCCCCGCCACAACATCCGCGACATCTATCCCGCCACCGGCACCCAGATCAGCGCGAAAAGCTGGCTGACCGAGGCGCCCTTGCGGATGCTGATGAACAACCTCCATCCCGACGTGGCGGAAAACCCGCACGAGCTGGTGGTCTATGGCGGCATCGGCCGCGCCGCCCGCACCTGGGAGGATTTCGACCGGATCGTTGCCAGCCTGCGGGAACTTGAGGATGACCAGACCCTGCTGGTCCAGTCGGGCAAGCCGGTGGGCGTGTTCCGCACCCACAAGGACGCGCCGCGCGTGCTGATCGCCAATTCCAACCTGGTGCCGCATTGGGCGACCTGGGATCATTTCAACGAATTGGACCGCAAGGGACTGGCGATGTATGGCCAGATGACCGCCGGGTCGTGGATCTATATCGGCACGCAAGGGATCGTCCAGGGCACCTATGAGACCTTTGCCGAGGCCGGACGCCAGCATTACGGCGGCGATCTTCGCGGCAAATGGATCCTGACCGCAGGCCTGGGCGGCATGGGCGGCGCGCAGCCCCTGGCCGCCGTGATGGCCGGGGCCTGCTGCCTTGCCGTCGAATGCGACGAGACGCGGGCCGATTTCCGCATCCGCACCCGCTATTGCGACGAAAAGGCCCATACGCTGGACGAGGCGCTTGCGCTGATCGACCAGTGGACCAAGGCCGGCGAGGCAAAATCCGTGGCCCTGATCGGCAACGCCGCCGAGGTGTTCCCGGACCTGGTGGCGCGCATGAAGGCGGGCGGGCCGCGCCCCGACATCGTCACCGACCAGACCAGTGCCCATGACCCGATCCATGGATACCTGCCGCTGGGCTGGTCCGTTTCCGAATGGCGCGCCCGGCAGGAAACGGACCCCAAGGCCGTCGAACAGGCCGCCCGCGCCAGCATGAAGACCCATGTCGCGGCCATGGTGGATTTCTGGAACGCCGGCGTGCCGGTGCTGGATTACGGCAACAACATCCGCCAGGTGGCGTTGGAGGAAGGGCTGGAAAACGCCTTCGCCTTTCCCGGCTTCGTGCCCGCCTATATCCGCCCGCTGTTCTGCCGGGGCATCGGCCCGTTCCGCTGGGCCGCGCTGTCGGGCGACCCCGAGGACATCTACAGGACCGATGCCAGGATGAAGGAACTGTTCCCCGACAATGCGCATCTTCACAACTGGCTGGACATGGCCCGCGACCGCATCGCCTTCCAGGGCCTGCCCGCCCGGATCATGTGGATCGGCCTGGGCGACCGCCACCGCGCAGGCCTTGCCATCAACGAGATGGTGCGGAACGGCGAGTTGAAGGCCCCGGTCGTGATCGGCCGCGACCACCTGGATTCGGGCAGCGTCGCCAGCCCCAACCGGGAAACCGAGGCGATGAAGGACGGGTCGGACGCCGTGTCGGACTGGCCGCTGCTGAACGCGCTGCTGAACACGGCGTCCGGCGCGACCTGGGTCAGCCTGCATCACGGCGGGGGCGTCGGCATGGGATTTTCGCAGCATTCAGGCATGGTGATCTGCTGCGACGGGACCGAGGACGCCGACCGCCGCATCGAACGGGTCTTGTGGAACGACCCGGCCACGGGCGTGATGCGCCACGCCGACGCCGGTTACGACATCGCGGTTGACTGCGCGCGCGAACACGGGCTGAACCTGCCTGCGATCCTGTGA
- the hutG gene encoding N-formylglutamate deformylase — translation MTPVEVSEGDSPVILGLPHTGTWLPDDIRAALNARGRDLADTDWHIHRLYAGLLPGATTVRATFHRYVVDANRGPDNASLYPGQNTTGLVPLTDFDGAPIWTDEPDASDIADRTQRFHAPYHAALSAQIDRVRARHGVAILYDCHSIRSHIPFLFDGTLPDFNIGTADGTSCDPRIQAASETLCRATGRTMAVNGRFKGGWTTRHYGRPRDGVHAIQMELAQSTHLAAEAPPFALDDAKTAALRPVLAGILRTLADLAPDLKG, via the coding sequence ATGACCCCGGTCGAGGTCAGCGAAGGCGACAGCCCCGTCATCCTGGGCCTGCCGCATACGGGAACATGGCTGCCCGACGACATCCGCGCTGCGCTGAACGCGCGTGGCCGGGATCTGGCGGATACCGACTGGCATATCCACCGCCTCTACGCCGGGTTGCTGCCCGGCGCGACAACCGTGCGGGCGACATTCCACCGCTATGTCGTCGATGCCAATCGCGGGCCGGACAATGCCAGCCTTTATCCCGGCCAGAACACCACCGGCCTTGTGCCCCTGACCGATTTCGACGGCGCGCCGATCTGGACCGACGAGCCTGACGCCAGCGACATCGCTGATCGCACCCAACGCTTCCACGCCCCCTATCACGCCGCCCTGTCCGCGCAGATCGACCGGGTTCGCGCCCGGCACGGGGTGGCGATCCTCTACGACTGCCACTCGATCCGCAGTCATATCCCGTTCCTGTTCGACGGCACCCTGCCCGATTTCAACATCGGCACTGCCGACGGCACCAGTTGCGACCCGCGCATCCAGGCGGCAAGCGAAACCCTCTGCCGCGCCACCGGACGGACGATGGCGGTCAACGGCCGCTTCAAGGGCGGCTGGACCACCCGCCATTACGGCCGCCCGCGGGACGGGGTCCATGCCATCCAGATGGAGCTGGCGCAATCCACCCATCTTGCCGCCGAGGCCCCGCCTTTTGCACTGGACGATGCCAAAACCGCCGCCTTGCGGCCGGTCTTGGCCGGCATCCTGCGAACCCTGGCCGATCTGGCCCCCGATCTGAAAGGTTGA